From Nicotiana tabacum cultivar K326 chromosome 20, ASM71507v2, whole genome shotgun sequence, one genomic window encodes:
- the LOC107788852 gene encoding hydroxyproline-rich systemin B precursor has translation MRALFLIYLILSPFRAVSRTLLENHEGLNVGSGYGRGTNLPPPSPASSPPSKEVSNSVSPTRTDEKTSENTELVMTTIAQGENSNQLFPFLTSSDNYQLASFKKLSISYLLPVSYVWKLISSSSFNHDLVDIFDTSSDEKYWNRKPLSPPSPKPADGHRPLQSY, from the exons ATGAGAGCTCTCTTTCTCATCTACCTTATCCTTTCTCCCTTTAGAGCTGTATCAAGAACTTTGCTAG AAAATCATGAGGGGCTTAACGTAGGATCTGGTTATGGAAGGGGTACAAATCTACCACCaccatctccagcttcatctccCCCGAGCAAGGAAGTATCCAACAGTGTCTCTCCTACTCGCACTGATGAGAAAACCTCTGAAAACACTGAACTCGTTATGACAACAATTGCTCAAGGGGAAAACAGTAATCAGCTGTTTCCATTTCTAACTTCATCAGACAATTACCAATTAGCAAGTTTCAAGAAATTGTCCATCTCATACCTTCTGCCTGTCTCATATGTGTGGAAACTGATCAGTTCGTCGTCTTTTAATCACGATCTTGTAGATATTTTTGACACGAGCTCCGATGAAAAATACTGGAATCGTAAGCCTCTATCACCACCTTCTCCAAAGCCAGCAGATGGTCATCGTCCTCTTCAGTCCTATTAA